From one Salinibacterium hongtaonis genomic stretch:
- the ctaD gene encoding aa3-type cytochrome oxidase subunit I — protein sequence MTTTTETKEAAPEGAATIGHTVSPSARRKGNIVVSWITSTDHKTIGYMYLISSFVYFCIGGVMALIIRAQLFAPGVDLLQTKEQYNQLFTMHGTIMLLMFATPLFAGFANVLMPLQIGAPDVAFPRLNAFAYWLYSFGSLMAVAGFLTPQGAASFGWFAYTPLSSTTFTPGAGGNLWVVGLAISGFGTILGAVNFITTIITMRAPGMTMWRLPIFTWNTLVTSLLVLMAFPVLAAALFGLAADRIFGAHIYNVEAGGAILWQHLFWFFGHPEVYIIALPFFGIVSEVFPVFSRKPIFGYKTLVYATIAIAALSVTVWAHHMYVTGSVLLPFFALMTMLIAVPTGVKIFNWVGTMWRGSVTFETPMLWAIGFLVTFTFGGLTGVILASPPLDFHVSDTYFVVAHFHYVVFGTVVFAMFSGFYFWWPKWTGKMLNEKLGKIHFWVLFIGFHMTFLIQHWLGVVGMPRRYAVYQPEDGYTWMNQLSTVGAMVLGASMIPFLLNVYLTARNAPKVTVNDPWGYGRSLEWATSCPPPRHNFTSIPRIRSESPAFDLNHPEAGIPVGVGPGKDAPQAPVFDASDEKVK from the coding sequence ATGACTACCACTACCGAGACCAAGGAGGCCGCTCCCGAGGGAGCCGCCACCATCGGCCACACCGTCTCACCGAGCGCACGTCGCAAGGGCAACATCGTCGTCAGCTGGATCACCTCCACCGACCACAAGACGATCGGATACATGTATCTGATCAGCTCCTTCGTGTACTTCTGCATCGGTGGCGTTATGGCACTGATCATCCGCGCTCAGCTCTTCGCCCCCGGCGTCGACCTGCTCCAGACCAAGGAGCAGTACAACCAGCTGTTCACCATGCACGGCACGATCATGCTGCTCATGTTCGCAACGCCGCTTTTTGCTGGCTTCGCGAACGTGCTCATGCCGCTGCAGATCGGCGCGCCCGATGTCGCGTTCCCGCGACTCAATGCCTTCGCATACTGGCTCTACAGCTTCGGTAGCCTCATGGCCGTCGCCGGATTCCTCACCCCTCAGGGCGCGGCGTCATTCGGTTGGTTCGCCTATACGCCGCTTTCGAGTACGACCTTTACACCGGGTGCGGGAGGCAACCTCTGGGTTGTCGGCCTCGCAATCTCCGGCTTCGGAACCATTCTCGGTGCCGTCAACTTCATCACCACGATCATCACGATGCGAGCACCCGGAATGACGATGTGGCGCCTGCCCATCTTCACCTGGAACACGCTCGTCACGTCCCTGCTGGTTCTGATGGCGTTCCCTGTTCTTGCTGCTGCGCTCTTCGGTCTCGCGGCGGACAGAATCTTCGGCGCCCACATCTACAACGTCGAAGCAGGCGGTGCCATCTTGTGGCAGCACCTGTTCTGGTTCTTCGGCCACCCAGAGGTCTACATCATCGCGCTGCCGTTCTTCGGCATCGTCTCCGAGGTCTTCCCGGTCTTCAGTCGCAAGCCGATCTTCGGATACAAGACCCTCGTCTACGCGACGATCGCCATTGCTGCCCTTTCCGTGACCGTGTGGGCCCACCACATGTACGTGACGGGGTCGGTGCTCCTGCCCTTCTTCGCGCTCATGACAATGCTCATTGCGGTGCCAACGGGTGTGAAGATCTTCAACTGGGTCGGAACCATGTGGCGAGGGTCGGTAACGTTCGAGACCCCCATGCTGTGGGCAATCGGATTCCTCGTTACCTTCACCTTCGGTGGTCTCACCGGTGTCATCCTCGCGTCGCCGCCGCTGGACTTCCACGTCTCCGACACCTACTTCGTTGTCGCCCACTTCCACTACGTAGTCTTCGGAACCGTCGTCTTTGCGATGTTCTCCGGGTTCTACTTCTGGTGGCCAAAGTGGACCGGCAAGATGCTCAACGAGAAGCTCGGCAAGATCCACTTCTGGGTGTTGTTCATCGGGTTCCACATGACCTTCCTCATCCAGCACTGGCTGGGCGTAGTTGGTATGCCCCGTCGTTACGCGGTCTACCAGCCTGAAGATGGCTACACGTGGATGAACCAGTTGTCGACCGTCGGTGCAATGGTCCTCGGCGCCTCGATGATCCCGTTCTTGCTCAACGTTTACCTCACGGCGCGTAACGCGCCCAAGGTCACCGTGAACGACCCGTGGGGCTACGGCCGCTCGCTCGAGTGGGCCACCTCGTGCCCGCCGCCGCGCCACAACTTCACCTCGATTCCCCGCATCCGCTCCGAGTCTCCCGCGTTCGACCTCAACCACCCTGAGGCCGGAATCCCCGTAGGAGTCGGCCCGGGCAAGGATGCTCCGCAAGCCCCTGTCTTTGACGCCTCTGATGAGAAGGTGAAGTAA